In the genome of Calothrix sp. PCC 6303, the window AGGCAACTCCTCTACTTGGGAGATGTATGGCACACCTTTTTGTGGTAAGGGCGAACCGAACCAAGCGATTTGGGTGGGACATGGTTCACCAGTTTGTGTATTTGCAGATGTAGAAGTTTTTGGAGGTGGAACTTAGTTCAGGGAATAATTGTTATGGTTCTAAAAAACCAGATCCCCGACTTCTTAGAAAAGTCGGGGATCTAGCGCTTTAATTAATTAATTTATTTATTTAAAATACTCAACATGAAAACTGAAGAATTAGACACCTTAGAAACCAGCTTTAATAAACTTGTTGAAACCCTCTTAATGAAAAAAGCACCATCTGAAGAATTCACACTCAAACTTAATAGTGAACGTAGCTTGTTTACTCGCTTCAATCACGCAAGAGTTCGACAAAGTGGTTATGTCGCAGATGGTTCAATTCAACTGACATTAATGCAGAATCAGCGCAGTAGTTACCGTCAAATACCATTTACGGGACATTGGGAAAGAGACTGGCAAGAATTATATTTAGCACTACAGGAACTTCGCAATGAACTACCAACTTTACCAATTGATCCATACCTAGTTTTACCATCAGGAAATAGCAGTAGTTATGAAGTCAATGAGGGGAAATTACCAGATTCAGAATTAATCGTCGCAGCCATTTTAGAAGCAGCAGCCAAAATTGATTTTACAGGAATTTATGCCGGGGGTTTGGTAATTCAAGCTTATGCTGATTCATGCGGACAAAAACATTGGTTTGCAACTAACACATTTACCCTAGATTATTCGATTTTTAATCCTGATGCTCAAGCTGTAAAAGGCTGTTTTGCGGGAAGTGAATGGAATCAAGAAGCTTATGTGTCTAAAATCCGAGATGCCAAAAATCAATTACAACTACTGGAAAAAACTCCCAAACAATTATCGAAAGGGCAATATAGAACTTACTTTGCTCCGGCAGCAGTCTCTGACTTATCATTAATGCTGTCATGGGGAGGTGTTAGTGAAGCTGATATTCAACAAGGAAACAGTTCTTTAGCAGCGCTACAACGTCAGGAAAAACAACTTTCTTCTAAGCTAAATATATTAGAAAACTTTCAACGGGGTTTTGTTCCTAGATTTAATGAGTTAGGGGAAATTGCTGTACCCCACTTTCCAGTAATTGATCAAGGCATTCTAGTTAACACACTAATCAATTCACGCACAGCCAAAGAGTACCAAAAAACAGCCAATGGTGCAAATAGTAGGGAGTCATTGCGTGCTTTAGAAATTACCAGTGGCAATCTTGAATTTGAGCAAATTCTCACAACACTGGAAACCGGATTATATGTATCTAATTTGCATTATCTAAATTGGAGTGATTTACCAAGTGGTAGAATCACCGGAATGACTCGATATGCATGTTTTTGGGTAGAAAATGGGCAAATAGTCGCACCAATCGAAAATCTCCGGTTTGATGAAACCTTATACAACTTTTGGGGAGATCAATTAGTCGATTTTACCAAATTTCAGGAATTTATTCCCGAAGTGGGAACCTATGAAGCTAGGCAACTTGGTGGTAATATGGTTCCGGGAATGTTGGTGGATGATTTTACATACACATTTTGATAGCCCTTGGCATAAATGCACGAGAATTCTTGCTTCACTGACACTACTGAAACCAGATACCTTGTACTGTCTAGTCCAGAGGTAAGACTCTCCCCAATTGCAAGGTTATGAGATTTAAAGGCTCAAAATCCATGTAGTTTGCTAGAAAATCGTGGGGTGAATTTTGGATTTGACCTCCAAAACCAGTATTATTCAAGCTGTGTGGCATATAGATTCCCTTTGTGCAGTTTTTCAGCTAACGCTGCGCTACACGTTTCTTGGATGCCCGAAAGGGCTATACAGCAGATCCCTAATTACGAATAAATGGCAGTCTAATCACGAACTCAGCACCTTGATTAACTGAAGAATTAACGTGAATGCTACCTCCATGTTTATCGATAACAATCTGACGGGCAATTGCTAAACCTAAACCTGTACCTTTACCGATGGTTTTAGTTGTAAATAAGTGATCGAAGATTTTGTTTTTGACATCTTCAGGTATTCCTGCACCATTATCTCGAAGACTAATTAAAACCGATGTTTTATCATTATCAAGGCTAGTAGTAATAGTAATTTCGTTAGGATTCGCTTTAATTTGCTCGAAACTAATCCCGGTACTGGATTCATCCAATGCATCAATAGCATTAGCTAATAAATTCATGAAGACTTGATTCATTTGTCCTGGGTAGCAGGCAAAAGGATTTATATCTCCGTAATTTTTGATCACTTCAATTTCGGGTCTAAGTTCTGAAGCTTTCAGACGATGCCTTAATATGAGTAGAGTACTATCAATACACTCATGAATATCACAAACAATCGGTTTATGAGTATCAGACCTCGAAAAAGTTCGTAAACTGACGCTAATATTATAAATTCTATCGATACTCTGCTTCATCGAAGCAAGCAATTTCGGTAAATCTTCATTAATGTATTCTAAATCAGCTTTGTCAATTTTACGGCGCAGTTTTTGACTTGGTTCAGGATGTTCACTTTGATATAAATTGATGATTTCAAACAAATCTTCAATATATTGTTCCGCAGGTTCAATATTGCCGCTAATACAACCAATTGGGTTATTAATTTCGTGGGCAATACCAGCTACTAAACCACCTAAAGCAGACATTTTTTCGCTTTGCACAAGCTGGATTTGGATTTGCTTAACATCTTCTAATGAGATTTCTAACTGTTCCTTAGTTATTTGCAAATTAGCAAGAGAAGATTCTAATTCCTTTGCGTAATCTTGAGAACGTTCATACAGTTGAGCATTTTCGATGGAAATTGCCGCTTGTGAACAAATCAGCTGTAATAATTCTATGCGATCGCTTGTGAACACGCCCGCAGTATTTCTGTTTTCTAGATACAAAAATCCCACTAGTTGGCTTTGACGACGTATCGGTAAACACAACAAACTCTGGGGTTGGTACTGTTGGATATAATTATCACTTAGCCAATTCACATGCTTAGTAGTATTATCAATCAGTAAATACTTGCTAGAATTCTTGACATAGTTTAGTACCGAAATAGGTACCTCCATGCTTTCTTCTAATGGTAAAGAATCAGAGTGAACTGTATTGTTACTTTTTATACTCTGGGATACAGCTTCAACAAACATTTGTCCATTCTTGATTAATACTAATGCTGCCTTACTAGCACCAGCATTTTCTAGGGCAACTTCCATCAGTACCATTAGCAGACGTTTGAGATCAATCTCACTAGAAACAGCTTGTGATGCTTTAAGCACAGTTGCTAAATCAAACACTGAAGTCATCAAACTGCTACTAGAAGAACCTGTTTGCGTTGCACTTAATACTAAAGTTTCAGTTGTTGTGACTTCATGGGTCTGATTCACAAATATCAGCAACTTTGGATAGCTTTGTTCCAAATGTTTGACTTTTGCTTTAGCACCCCAACGTGCATAAGCATAATAAGCATCAGTTAAATAAACTTGAGCAATCTTTGATTTTTGCCATCCCAGATAAAACTTAGCTGCTAATTCACCAGCTAAAGCTTCTTCATTTACATATTGATTTTCTCTGGCTAAATTAATTGCATTATCATATGCTTCCATTGCCTGTGTATGATTTCCATCAACCCTAAATATCTCTGCCTCAATTAGCAAATACTTGTGTAAGAAATTCTCTGGGCAACTATCTGCCCATTTCTTCATTTGCAATTGATTTGTCTGCAACTGTTCAAAATACTCAGATTTTAATTTAACATCACTGGTATTTTCATACTTATTAACTAAAGTCAGAGAGTAATAAAAATTGTGGACTGCGGTGCAGTAAAATCCTAGTACATATTGGATGATCTCTTTAGCTGCAATAGCATATTCGTATGCAGCTTCCCAATCACCATATATGTATAACACCTGACATTTCATTACTTTATAGGAACAAAGTCCCAGAAAACTTTTGCGTGATTCACACCTATTTATATACTCTAATTCGCTATTGTAACTCGTAGAAAATTCACCATAACTACCTGTCAAACCAGCTAAATTTCTGACTACCAATTCGATAGATTCTATAGCATCAGTTGTGGAAACATTATGAGTTTTTTCTGAAAAATCAACGAATCCCGAAAAATCCTGTAACATATCATTTAAATTGGCACCCTGACAAAAGAGGTTTAATGTTTTACCCCAAAGTGAGTAGCCAGAATTTTGAAATTCTCCAGATTCTAAGCCGTAGCGGTAAGCATCATCATTAATCGGGTTAGAAAAGCGGACGTGTTTATACCAATGATTGATGAAACTAGCAAATACGAAATAGGTTCGACATTTCAACGCTGGAGTATTAAAAAAGTTACTTAAATTAATTGCCAGTGTGCCAAATTCATAACCGGCTTGATAGTTTTGGAAAATTGAACCTAGTAAAACTCCATAATCAGAGTAACCACGGGCAGATTCAGGAGTATTTCCATACTGTAGTGATAATTTTACTAGTTTCAGAGCAACAATTGGGAAAAGTTGCGGCATCCCAATATAAGCAACAGAATCTAGATTCATCAGTAATCTGGCAGCAATAATTTTTTCCTGTGATTCCATCACGGGTAAATTAATCAAACTGGAAACTTTTCGCTGTGAAGTTAATTGATTAACTTCTGTATATTCTGCTTGCAATTCTTCATAGAAGTTATCTTCTGGTAAGTTTATATCTAAAAGCTTCAATGCATCTCTGCCAATTTTAATACTTTCAATGAATTTATAATTGAGGGTATATTGAATGATTAAAGTATTTAAAATATCGCATTTTTCCGCATTGGATCTTACTTTCTTTAAAATTTGATAAGTAAGTTCTTCGCTGTTATCAAAGTTGCCATTTAAATATTCAATTTCTATTTTTTCTCTGTACAATGAATATGTAAACTCATACTGTTCTTCCCAGCAATTTGATCTGAGTAAATTTATGCCCATATCTAAATACTGTTGTGCAGCCATATAGGCAGTTGCAGCTTTTGCTTTTTTAGCGGCAAATAAATTAAGTTCACAAATAACTTGACGCTCCGCTAAAATTTCAATGAGTTTAATACCTGTATTTAAATGATTAACAATATCAAAAATATTTTCTTCTCGTTCTGTTTCCGATGATTTTTCTAATAGCAATCTACCAATTTTTAAATGTGTTTCCTGTTTTTGCGTTTCAGGGATTAAAGCATAGGCAGCTTGTTGTACTCGGTCATGCAAAAACTTGTATCTGATTTTGATTTGGGTTTCATCAATTTTGATCGGCTCAGATTGACTAGAAATATTTTTAGAATCTGAGTGGAAGAATTTATATGTTTCATTTTTTGGCAGGATCAATTCTTCCTGTAATGCCTTCCACAAGTCTGTAGCTGTATCTGTATAATTTTTCTCTAAAACTATTGATAAACTATTTAAATCGAATTCGTTACCGATACAAGCTGCAAACTGCAATACTTTTTGTGTTGATGCAGGTAATTTTTGTAAAATTTGGGTGATTAATTCAACTACATCATTAGTTAATGCCCGTTCTCGAACTGCAGAAATATTACATTCCCAAGAACGAGAATCTAAGTCAAAAATCAATAATCCTTCTTCATACAAAACTTTCATGAATTGCGTACAGAAAAATGGATTTCCCTTAGTTTTTTGATAAATTAATTGTGCCAGTGGCAATGCAACTATTTCGGAGCAATTGAGGGTATCTGCAACTAAGTTATTAATATGTTCGATCTCTAAGGGTGCGATCGCTACTTCGTTAACGACCGTACCAGA includes:
- a CDS encoding TldD/PmbA family protein; this translates as MKTEELDTLETSFNKLVETLLMKKAPSEEFTLKLNSERSLFTRFNHARVRQSGYVADGSIQLTLMQNQRSSYRQIPFTGHWERDWQELYLALQELRNELPTLPIDPYLVLPSGNSSSYEVNEGKLPDSELIVAAILEAAAKIDFTGIYAGGLVIQAYADSCGQKHWFATNTFTLDYSIFNPDAQAVKGCFAGSEWNQEAYVSKIRDAKNQLQLLEKTPKQLSKGQYRTYFAPAAVSDLSLMLSWGGVSEADIQQGNSSLAALQRQEKQLSSKLNILENFQRGFVPRFNELGEIAVPHFPVIDQGILVNTLINSRTAKEYQKTANGANSRESLRALEITSGNLEFEQILTTLETGLYVSNLHYLNWSDLPSGRITGMTRYACFWVENGQIVAPIENLRFDETLYNFWGDQLVDFTKFQEFIPEVGTYEARQLGGNMVPGMLVDDFTYTF
- a CDS encoding ATP-binding sensor histidine kinase translates to MNIYLPGYEINEQIYSGSKTLVCRAMRESDGKCVIVKLMRNEYPSFSELVQFRNQFIISKNLDIDGVVRPLSLETYNTFYALVMEDFGGISLDEYFHESKPKELHEFFDVAIQVVVALDALHRCRIIHKDIKPANILINPDTKQVKLIDFSIASVLPRETQQLKNPNTLEGTLAYISPEQTGRMNRGIDYRTDFYSLGVTFYRLLTQQLPFITKDPMELLHCHIAQKAENVTSINPDIPKQLAAIVSKLMAKNAEERYQSALGLKYDLERCQKYWHQQRDIPAFLLGQRDLCDRFIIPEKLYGREDEIKQLLTAFERVSHGDTEVMLLAGLSGIGKTAVVNEVHKPIVRQRGYFIRGKYDQFQRHIPFSAFVQSFRDLMGQLLSESDTLLQYWRSTIIEVLGENAEVIIDVIPELEGIIGKQPAVVELEGTASQNRFNLLFKNFIKIFATSEHPLVIFLDDLQWADSASLKLMQMLASETDSGHILIIGAYRDNEVSATHPLLLTLKQIRLSGTVVNEVAIAPLEIEHINNLVADTLNCSEIVALPLAQLIYQKTKGNPFFCTQFMKVLYEEGLLIFDLDSRSWECNISAVRERALTNDVVELITQILQKLPASTQKVLQFAACIGNEFDLNSLSIVLEKNYTDTATDLWKALQEELILPKNETYKFFHSDSKNISSQSEPIKIDETQIKIRYKFLHDRVQQAAYALIPETQKQETHLKIGRLLLEKSSETEREENIFDIVNHLNTGIKLIEILAERQVICELNLFAAKKAKAATAYMAAQQYLDMGINLLRSNCWEEQYEFTYSLYREKIEIEYLNGNFDNSEELTYQILKKVRSNAEKCDILNTLIIQYTLNYKFIESIKIGRDALKLLDINLPEDNFYEELQAEYTEVNQLTSQRKVSSLINLPVMESQEKIIAARLLMNLDSVAYIGMPQLFPIVALKLVKLSLQYGNTPESARGYSDYGVLLGSIFQNYQAGYEFGTLAINLSNFFNTPALKCRTYFVFASFINHWYKHVRFSNPINDDAYRYGLESGEFQNSGYSLWGKTLNLFCQGANLNDMLQDFSGFVDFSEKTHNVSTTDAIESIELVVRNLAGLTGSYGEFSTSYNSELEYINRCESRKSFLGLCSYKVMKCQVLYIYGDWEAAYEYAIAAKEIIQYVLGFYCTAVHNFYYSLTLVNKYENTSDVKLKSEYFEQLQTNQLQMKKWADSCPENFLHKYLLIEAEIFRVDGNHTQAMEAYDNAINLARENQYVNEEALAGELAAKFYLGWQKSKIAQVYLTDAYYAYARWGAKAKVKHLEQSYPKLLIFVNQTHEVTTTETLVLSATQTGSSSSSLMTSVFDLATVLKASQAVSSEIDLKRLLMVLMEVALENAGASKAALVLIKNGQMFVEAVSQSIKSNNTVHSDSLPLEESMEVPISVLNYVKNSSKYLLIDNTTKHVNWLSDNYIQQYQPQSLLCLPIRRQSQLVGFLYLENRNTAGVFTSDRIELLQLICSQAAISIENAQLYERSQDYAKELESSLANLQITKEQLEISLEDVKQIQIQLVQSEKMSALGGLVAGIAHEINNPIGCISGNIEPAEQYIEDLFEIINLYQSEHPEPSQKLRRKIDKADLEYINEDLPKLLASMKQSIDRIYNISVSLRTFSRSDTHKPIVCDIHECIDSTLLILRHRLKASELRPEIEVIKNYGDINPFACYPGQMNQVFMNLLANAIDALDESSTGISFEQIKANPNEITITTSLDNDKTSVLISLRDNGAGIPEDVKNKIFDHLFTTKTIGKGTGLGLAIARQIVIDKHGGSIHVNSSVNQGAEFVIRLPFIRN